The genome window atttttatcagtacttatattatattaaatcaatagtaataatatatagtagtattgtacaaaaacgattttgaatgaaaaaacatggtgttacatacctaataataattagttattaaggaataaattatagttaaaatagttatattacctAGTtacataattagttatattataatatagtgatacaatattattattcagttttttcatagtattattattatttttcatagtatAACTATTGATCGATAGTTTCATTacgtaaataattgaaataatttacgaagTTCTCTCTAACAGAAGTAGCTGCAATACTTGATCTCTCTCTTATTCGTTCTGTATTAGAAAACACATTAGTAGGTGAAATAGCGTCTTCTTCTTATGGTTCGTTTTCAATTGTAGAGGTACTTCGGAGATAATTGTGTAAACAACAAGCTGCCTTGACAACATGTTCTGCAGTATCTACTTCTAATTCAATAGGTCTAAAAAAGACTCGCCACTTTTGTGCCAAAATACCAAAGGCATTTTCGACAACACGTCGTGCTCTGCTTAGTCGcttattgaatacttttttagcTTCATTTTGTGCAACTACAGCTCTCGGAAAGGGGCGCATTAAAAAAGTTTCTAGTTTAAAACCTTCGTCACCTACGAAAACATGTGGGACTGGGGTGGTTGTTCCAGGTAAAGGTTTAGGTGGTAAAATAGTTTTACCCTGTATGAACTCGCGATAAAAGGATGAATTCTCAAAAATACTACTGTCACTATGACGGCCATAACTACCaatatcaacaattaaaaaCTTGTAGTTAGGATCTACTATGCCAAGCAGAactattgaacaaaaatttttatagcaaaaaaaaCTTGACCCAGTCTTAGGAGGACATTTTATTCTCACGTGTTTTCCGTCTATGCTTCCTATGCAGTTGGGAAAATTCCAAAGCTCTCTAAATCCAATTTCTGAATTTTTCCATACTTCTTCTGTAGGTGTAGCCAGATATAAAGGCTGTAAAACATTCCATAGCTCTACACATACTTCTTTCACTATGCTAGAAACAGTAGTACGTCCGACTCGGAAAGAAAAACCTATAGTATGATGTGAATCTCCTGTTGCCAAatatctgaaataaataaatatcaataaatactatatagctATAAAAAGATTTTGTAATTCAACTAAAAACTTATAAccgtaaatactttaaatactatattttactttaaagtttaaatataatacaatttccataaatactttaaattttttcttttagtatttatgtaagtacctatttattgtatatactttGTTCTGTATGACAGCTGAAATTGTGAAACAGAAATGGAAAAACCTGCGTGNNNNNNNNNNNNNNNNNNNNNNNNNNNNNNNNNNNNNNNNNNNNNNNNNNNNNNNNNNNNNNNNNNggggatcaaaaaaaaaacgacagcTAAATGGGAggtgaaaattggaaaatactCACCCTCCCCAAACTTTTTCTaaggtacctagtaaaatatttaacaataaggaacaatgaatataatttgaattgattcaaaatacacattaaacacaatatttaagaTTATCCACTCCAATACTCCATATTCTATAAAGTCAAAACTTCTAAATTACAAAATGCtacatcattaaataaaataaataataactaaattaacaaATCTATCTAAATTGTTTTTGCTAGTTCAAAATCTAGTGGAACTGTGGAAGTAGAAGTGGAAGCTCATTTAGTCGAGCCCACATacgtcatacatattatataatatactatatagtgtcgtatctataaataataagataaactataaattataataaagtataaccaTAGTCGTCAATCGTCATCGACCATTTCgaccaaataaatattactatttactttgcaataaataaacaataataaaattataatagtatcagTATGTTGACAAAACTGTCAAAATTCAATAGCTCGatagatcataatatgataaaatattacatcatattgCATACTACATAATGTaagcaacaacaaaaaataaagttaatggGTGGGGGGGGATCTGACCCCCACGTCACCCCCTTGTCTACGCCACTGGTAGATACCTATGGaattaattccaaattaatcaaatcagattcataattgatttattatgtaCCCAAATAACCCAACTCACTTAGTCattcatagtaggtatatacattatacaatttaaagtaccctcgactaataattttttattacagcaATATagctaaaattgttatttttgtttatttaattggtaatttcatccaaatttgaacttaaaataactacaaaaaaaaactgtgtttgaatcgtttttagatttttttgcagcagaaccttgttttaaattttcaattcatagctataacatttaaacgttttatacatttttatcaactgaAGAATTTGTAATCtttcaattaaatacattttgtcaaaatttgaactttaaatggcctatgcatttttaatatttgcttGATGTTTAATCAAAGTgctattatataaacttatggggaatcttgtattaaattttctagttttttaaCCAAcggataacattttattgacatttataaaaaaaaaaaaactaaaaaaaattggaaatttcaaatgtttataaataccttaaaaatatttaaaatattttgaaaattttatcatgtatagaaaatgccagtatatacattcagtgaaaatttaatgtttttacggtaatttgttttaaagttacaacaatTAATGTTCGTGTGATTCactaatttaaataggtaagtgcattttttcatacaaataatattttatagatataggaaaagaagatatttaatttttactaaccTCCATGTTTCATATAGTTGATATATTTGACGATCGGTAGGATTGATTTGTGCATTAGCTAATTGTTGAATGCACTCCATATTATCCGCATCGTCAATAGAACTAGTGAGTTGTACTTCGTGATATGTTTTAGCAGCAGCAGGGGTCATTCCACcattaaaataggtaatgaaATTTTCGCGGACCTCCTCACTTACTCTAAGGTAGCTATATGCTTCAGCATTATAAACTCTATGAGTATGGACAAATACTACCTacccgaaaataaaataaattaaaaacctaaaaattagtaaaataaaataatttatttgtttagaaaaattgtCTTACCTTTATTTCTGTGTCTAAACCTTGACGCATATATTGATCTTTTCTTTGTGTGTtcacagtattatttttttactacaattttaattgatgCACTGCAGTTTTTATCACGTAACCTTGTCAAATCAGAATTATGACTTTTATTCTTAGATGAATGTTGGCATATGTAGTCTTTACgataaacatacatttgtttgtTAGGAAATGTACATCTAACTAtccaatttgtttttgaatataatgaatatttccgAACCCAATCATCGCAACCTTTACTGTATGAATCGTCGACTTGGCAAATTTTGGTTCTAATTGTAGCATTATATTCACTATCATTAATGATATAACACTTCACTACTTGGACATTAGAatcgaaattaaaaaagtgAGACATATTTGTAGatgatataaatgtaaataaaattatattttcaaaacatcatAATGTGCGTACCTACGTAGTAAGTTaccaactaataatatttcagtGTGATAAGTCATAAATGTAACTGCGAAagcaataactattaataacttttgttataGGAAAAATAATGCAATCCTCAATATACAACCCGACATTCAGGTTTATATTTAGGATACTCTCCCACCTGTagctattaatatataaatattaaattatacatggCAATTGATACCATATTTTTAATCTGTTAATGTCTaactaagaatattataatagtagtaattaatgtttaaatattaaattatacgtggatatatcataatcataaaaacatttcgaacttcttattaaaaaattgtagatAGGTAAAATCATAGGAATTGAATTTTAGGAttttaattaagaatattataatagtttttatttatttgcttatctaatatttaatattcttgcTTTCTAGTTTGAAGGCTGATTGCTTAGGAAAGGATGTAGATATCGTAGACAAAAAATAcagacatttaaataatacgagtatatgaacattattaaaattattgtaagataatacttatacataagaTATAGtcgcatttaaatattaaattatacgtggatatattataattataaaaacatttcgaacttcttattaaaaaattgtagatAGGTAAAACCatagaaattgaatttattgtaagtccaaaaaataacattaagctGAATAGTCTGACACTTCCCTAGCtgtagctataaaatatatttacattctaCATATTAGATtatacgttaattttttttattaatccatataattttttcttttatttaagtacttattcattttttttttttactgtcaatAAGATATAGTCGCAAatacattgttaataataatgtttttacatatttttaacctatcaacaaaattagaatataatttaaatagcgGTATATTACATAGTGGCCAGACTCGAGTAGTATccgtaaaataaatttgttNNNNNNNNNNNNNNNNNNNNNNNNNNNNNNNNNNNNNNNNNNNNNNNNNNaaaaaaaaaaaaaaaaagcccaaaCTCGAATATAATTTATCCTCATTTAGTGggattattatgataaaatatttattcaaacactGCAAGCCTTTCCGTTGATAATATTAACCCTGAAtactatttaaatgaatatcTTTATAAAACGTGTTTTTTTCCCCTCAACCCATGATACATTTAAGCGTTTAATAAAGTTTCACCGAGTTTAAATATCAGTatctatcataaaataattattcgtagAAAATTagcttaaagaaaaaaaaaaacattttcacacTTGTAAGGCACCATACAGAATATTCAAccaaattaagtataaaataatataattatttaacgcgtgataaaatattgataataaatgaatatcctacaataaataaataaaactcacttttattattattgcgactGTGGGGTGATGGCGGATGATGGCGACGATGATGCTGCAGTGCTGGAGATGGGCGTTGTATGTGGTTGGACTGATGAAGAcgactaaattataattcactgcaatttaattaacttaatgaCAGCAGAGACACTAACACcccaccaccccccccccccccttgatcACGCTATATTCGACCGCAACGATCCTTGTGCGTGTGAAAATGGCCCTGCATCGGCATACTTTGACGGGCGGGCGGAACAATGGCACCCCATTATCCGATAAACATTATTAGCGATACAGCAATAATTGCAGTGAttgcatacttttttttatcgcGTTCCTTGTCTGGTGCACGTGGGATCAAATATCACACATACCGTCTCGccgcacatatatatatatatatatatcgataatattagTGCTGATGAATGATGATCGAACAGTGCAATATGCATTGTTCATGCATTACCGCACGATTATGGTACTATGTTGTATGTGTATGTAGATGTGAACATTTTCGTTCAAATAAAAAACTCtacgactgtataatataatatgtatgtgtttattcattaaaatataatattatttagaaaaattaaacattataatatcatataaaatcaaaaacaaatattattctacGAATTATTTATAAGCCATCTGCGCAATGCATAAACTCTATGATATGTACATTGTGTGCGATCTAAGTCCATGTGATATATACAGCACGGAGATCCAAGGTCATAGTTTTCAACCCGATTGTGagaatagttaatattataattaatagaattattattattattatcatcgtaatTGTCGTCAGTAGATGACATATAAAGTCGATCCAGCTGATTTAATCTAGGACAGTCATGATCCACGCCCAAATCGATGACATCGACTTCTGGAATGAAATCTTGTATAATCTTACGTTTTTCCGCACCCTTGACGTAGACACACTTGAAATGTagtgattttaaaattctatcgATTTGAGAATATTCCACGTCACCGCAACCCAATGAAAGCTGATGATAGTTACGGTACAACCACATATTCACCGCTTTACTTTTAGCCGTACACGGTGTTTGattgtgtttgaaaatataatgttgacTACCGCGGTTGTTTACATCGAGAATTGACATTTcttttataagatatttaaaattcaaacctAGTATGCATTGAATATCTATGATAGCCGACGCCATAATCCACTTCGTCGAGAGTTAAATACagctatatataactatatatatatatatatgacgcgTCTTACGGCTAACAGGTTACGGATCAGACTGTTTCGAATTCTCTGCGAATCTGTCCTCGAGTATAATTATTCTGGCATACGCATGAGCCAGCGAGACTTTTAAATctttaatgtgtttatttacATCCTCTATGGACTCAATGCATGATtcgattttgttattattttccaaaaaatatttatcgttcGCCTGCGCCGATCCGATTGTTCCTAGTCGAATTATTTGCATTTCGTTCGCTATAGGACTCGGTCGCCGAacgatgatatttttttatcgttggCCGTGATTAAGTTAGTGTGTAAACCTAATTCATTGGTAAACTTTTAATCAAGCTTCgtgatttttgaataatttattccaATCAAATTAACGTGCGAAATGAGTTCTTCCTCAAATTTTTCTCTCATGTCGGCGATTGTCTTATTCAATTGACTAGACGGTGACCCCCCGAACACATCCATGATGTCGTGATAACTGCACTTATATTCTAAGATCGGACTTATTTATCCAACTATTATGCTCGTCGGTAAAACCTAACCAGCGGACGAACACTCGTTGGCCTTTGGTGCGAATTATTTTTTCCACTAGATAATCATCAGATAATTTCGTTTTACGTATTTCTTCGGCGTAGAAACCGCCGGCTATCGGGTTACCCGTATAATCCTGCAATATGAATGTACACGGCGTAGTCTTGTTcactttaataattgtaaatatttcggTAGACCAATTGGGTAAATATCCTTTTGTGAAAACACCCTTGTATACGCTTACGCGGACTTTGTCGCCCACGATAAACTTGATTTTTGTGGTTTTGGCGgcaacgtattttaattttacgcgTGACGGGTCGTCGTTGGCTTGTTGCGGTGTCACACCAATCGTACTATGCACCgttttattatagtcattaattAACTCTGGTAAAATAGACGTCCAATCATGAGAACCTCTGCTAGTGAATTGTCTAAACATTCGAGCTTTTAAAGTCCTGTTAAATCTC of Acyrthosiphon pisum isolate AL4f unplaced genomic scaffold, pea_aphid_22Mar2018_4r6ur Scaffold_16;HRSCAF=65, whole genome shotgun sequence contains these proteins:
- the LOC115034624 gene encoding protein ALP1-like, which encodes MRQGLDTEIKVVFVHTHRVYNAEAYSYLRVSEEVRENFITYFNGGMTPAAAKTYHEVQLTSSIDDADNMECIQQLANAQINPTDRQIYQLYETWRYLATGDSHHTIGFSFRVGRTTVSSIVKEVCVELWNVLQPLYLATPTEEVWKNSEIGFRELWNFPNCIGSIDGKHVRIKCPPKTGSSFFCYKNFCSIVLLGIVDPNYKFLIVDIGSYGRHSDSSIFENSSFYREFIQGKTILPPKPLPGTTTPVPHVFVGDEGFKLETFLMRPFPRAVVAQNEAKKVFNKRLSRARRVVENAFGILAQKWRVFFRPIELEVDTAEHVVKAACCLHNYLRSTSTIENEP